The Marinobacter halotolerans genome includes a window with the following:
- a CDS encoding CDGSH iron-sulfur domain-containing protein produces the protein MSNPIIADNKPVKVTLEEGKKYAFCACGRSGNQPFCDGSHSGTGITPKMFTAEENTQAFLCQCKHTNDAPFCDGTHAKFDNDQVGTEGPG, from the coding sequence ATGAGCAACCCCATCATTGCGGACAACAAGCCGGTCAAAGTAACGCTCGAAGAGGGAAAGAAATACGCGTTCTGCGCCTGCGGCCGATCCGGCAATCAGCCTTTTTGCGACGGCTCCCATTCGGGCACTGGCATTACCCCGAAGATGTTTACCGCAGAAGAAAACACCCAGGCGTTCCTCTGCCAGTGCAAGCACACCAACGACGCGCCCTTCTGCGACGGTACCCACGCGAAGTTCGACAACGATCAGGTGGGCACCGAAGGGCCGGGCTGA